The genomic stretch ACTTCACCCACTATCCTGGAGAGACTTGTGAATTCTGAGTCGTCAGCCGCACACTTTGGGGTTGTCTGGATATGAGAATGACAGAACCAAAGCTAGGCACTGGGTGAACGAGTTTCACTTTTTTCGCTCTTTTATCTTGTTCCAATACAAAAAATCAAAGTCATAAATTCAATTAAAGTAGTTCCTCtatgacagagacccacactggagcaatggactgagctcccaaggtccagatgaagagcagaaggagggaaaacatgagcaaggaagtaaggacCGCAAGGGGtacgtccacccactgagaccgtgAGACTgttttaatgggagctcaccaaggccagctggactgggactgaacagaatgggatcaaactagactctctgaatgtggctgacaatgagggctgactgagaagccaatgataacagcactgggttttgattctactgcatgtactggctttttgggagcctagtctgtttggatgcacaccttcctagacctggatgaaggggggagggccttagacttcccacaggacagggcatcctgacttctcttaggattggagagggagtgagagtggggggagggggaggtaaatgggaggaggggagaaggtggaaatttttaataaataagtaaaataaaaaatagttcctCTATGCAAGTTTTTAATCCACCGTAGCATTTCTTCACCATCAGATCAGAAAGGATTAAGATAAAACTCCTTTCCCTTGACCTGTTCCATCTCTGATAGGTCAAGAAAGAGTGGGTCTGTGCAGCATAGTGAGTGCTAAACTGAGTGGTAATCTTATTGGCATTGATTCTGATTCTGCAAAATGATTAACGAACCAGTTGATTCTTACGTTTGCCCAGGATGTGGGTAACGCCGAAAGAGATAATTAGGCTTCTCTCAACAAAGCCCTGATCTTGTCACTGACCCTTTTCACGgcctccttcacttccttgttGCGAAGGGAATAGATGATGGGGTTGAGGAATGGAGTCAGAAGGGCATACACTAAGGCGATAAGCTTGTCGGTGCCCTCGGGTCTGTTCTGAGGCGAGCCCACGTACACAGTAAAAGCAGAAGCATAAAACAGCGCCACGACTGTCATGTGGGACGAACAAGTAGAGAAGGCTTTGGCCCGGCTGGCGGCTGAAGGCAGCTTCAGCACAGCTTTCACAATACCCCCGTAGAGTCCCAAGATGAGGACAAAATTGCATCCAGTGGCCACACCAATAACTGCCCCGTGAACCTGAGCGTGCCGGCTTGTGTCCATACATGCTAACCGCATTAGTGGTGCCAAGTCACAAAAGTAATGGGCTACCTCTTTCAAACAGTAAGGTAAAGTGGCAGTGAGACTGGCAGGCAccagggcagctgagaagccagcCACCCAAGTGGCACCTGCTAGCCACAGCTGCACCTGTCTGCTCATGAGTGCATGGTAGTGGAGCGGGCGACAGATGGCCAGGTAGCGGTCCAGAGCCATGACACCTAACAGGTAGCACTCAGTCATGCCCAAGGAGTGGAACACATACAACTGGACAAAGCATGCAGTCGATGGGATGGGTGAAGGTCCATGGAGCAGGGAATGTAGCAAGGTGGGCACTGTGGTGCTGACATACCAGAGTTCCAGGAAGGAGAGGACACTGAtaaagaagtacatgggagtggACAGCCCCGAATCTGCTTGAACAAGGACAATGATGAACAAGTTCCCTGCAAGTGTGAGGAGATAGATACACAGGGTCCCCATGAAGGTAAGAGGTCGCAGAGTGCCAGTCGGAGTGAAACCAGCAAGGATGAAGGTGTGGGTCCAGGTGTGGTTAGCACAGTCCATGATTCCAAGGAGTAGGGGGAGTTAAGCTGCAAGACGAACTCCTTCAGCATCCTCCATCTCTTCATGCAATATTCCTAGAGCCAGGCACAGCAACGGTGAGCACACGACTGAGCTTGAACATTGTCTCATTAAATCCCTTATGTTTTCATACTGAAACAGCACCTCCCCTTCCCTACCTCCTGTCCAAGGCAAAATGATTGGCTGAATGACCCAACATCAGTAGGTGGCTGGGCTTGGACTAGAAATGACAACTCCTGACCCTGTTTAATCTTTGTGTATGTTCTAGTATGGAACTCTTGAGAGTCCAGCAACTCAATTCTCCCTAGCCCATTACCaaaaaaaaggggagaaggagctTTTCTATTGTAATCTTTCTTATGAGCTTTATCTTTTCTGAGGACTCTGTGCAGCTAGTTTACAATGATAAAATAACCAGAGGTATTGTGCTGTTGTCAGGGATTGCCACCTAAAGGTTGTGACCTCTCTCAGGAAATCTTATGCTTCATCGACTGTTTTGGGAGGGATGGGTTAGGTGATCTGGGCATGAAAATGGGGTTGACACTCCAAAAGTGCTCCCTAAAATATCAGGTCCATGCTGTGTAATGATTATTCATTCAACACTCATACTGAAGCTTTTAAAACTGGGTCTTCCTGAGAGACAGGTAACTGGAATTATCGAAGAAGAAAAGTGTGAGTCAGAATCCCCAGGCAGAGAAGAAACTGCATCAGCCAGAGACTGACTGTGTCCCCTTGCTCTGACACACCCAGCTGTCTGGGAATTTTTCACTTAACTAACTTCCTCTTCCCTAAAAGGAAGAATAGAAACACTTGGCAGTTCGTTCCTGAAACTCATCTGAGTTTTGTTTTCCCAATGTTATTGGAAAATGATTGTGAGTTTTGTGGGCATCAAGTCTAATTTTGCTTGAGTTTTCTTGCCACCCACTGAGAGGATCAAAGCTCTTGCCTAATTCTCTTCTGATAATCACATACCCACTTTACCACCTTCACCCGTTACCTGAGCCCTTGATGGTTTTAGAAACTGTAGCCTCCTCCTCAGAGCAATTTCTGTTGCTATCTACTTATATCCAGTGCTCCTAGAAAGTTAATTTTCCCAGAGGCTCCTTGTGGGGTGTTCCCTGGAACTGTCAGTGTCATGAGCTCTTAGTGAAAGTCCCTCTGGGGCAACGAGTTGGGCAGAGAGAAGTGAAACATGCCAGTTCTATTTCTCAGATAATTACTCTTCATCTTGCATCTAGGACTGATGCCTTCATCAGTAAA from Arvicola amphibius chromosome 12, mArvAmp1.2, whole genome shotgun sequence encodes the following:
- the LOC119827051 gene encoding olfactory receptor 6N1-like, which encodes MDCANHTWTHTFILAGFTPTGTLRPLTFMGTLCIYLLTLAGNLFIIVLVQADSGLSTPMYFFISVLSFLELWYVSTTVPTLLHSLLHGPSPIPSTACFVQLYVFHSLGMTECYLLGVMALDRYLAICRPLHYHALMSRQVQLWLAGATWVAGFSAALVPASLTATLPYCLKEVAHYFCDLAPLMRLACMDTSRHAQVHGAVIGVATGCNFVLILGLYGGIVKAVLKLPSAASRAKAFSTCSSHMTVVALFYASAFTVYVGSPQNRPEGTDKLIALVYALLTPFLNPIIYSLRNKEVKEAVKRVSDKIRALLREA